Within the Arthrobacter sp. V1I7 genome, the region AGTCCGGACGCAGCTTGACGCCGGCACGATGTTCGGGGCATCGGCCACCGGACTCGCCCGCGCCGGTCCGCCGCCCGCGGAGACCGTGCCGTAGCGGCGCGTGAGGCCGGGCCAGCCCAGGGTCAGGCCTGGAGAGGAGTCACGGTCAGGTCCGCGCCGCCGTGTTTCCCGTTGGACCCTGTCCCGTCGCCGGCTGATCCGTCGCACGCCTCTCTGCCTGCAGCGTTAGTACCACTAGTGTCGTCCATGACACCCGCGTTCATGAATTCAGACGCGTCCTTTAACAGAACATCGATCAGGGTGACAGCGGCATCCTTGTCCAAGGGGTTGTTCTTGTTGCCGCATTTGGGGGACTGCACACACGAAGGACAGCCGGACTCGCATTCGCAGGCCTTGATCGCGTCGCGGGTGGCGGACAGCCACACCCTCGCCTTGTCGTAGCCGCGTTCGGCGAAGCCCGCGCCGCCCGCGTGCCCGTCGTACACGAAGATCGTGGGCACTCCGGTGTCCGCGTGGATGGCCGTGGACACGCCGCCGATGTCCCAGCGGTCGCTGGAGGCAACCAGCGGCAGCAGTCCGATGGCGGCGTGTTCGGCGGCATGCAGGGCGCCGGGAAACTGCGCCTCGATCAGCCCGGCGCCGGTCAGGGAGCGGTTGTCCATGACGAACCAGACGGCCTTGGTGAACAGGTCCCGGGCGCCGAGCTGCAGCGGTTCCTCGCCGAGGATTTCATTCGAGATCAGTGCCTTGCGCTGGAAGGAGACCACCTGCGTTGTTACCTTCACGTCGCCGAAATGCACGGCCACGTCGCCCCACTGGGTGGTGCGCCGGGTCTCCAGCACCTCGATCTGGGTCACGTCCCGGGCGGTGGTGTAGTAGTCCGGATTGGCGCGGCGCACCACCACGCAGTGATCGTCCTCGTTCAGGTCCTCGACCACGTAGCTCTCGCCCTGGTGCACGTACACGGCTCCGGTGTGCGCCTGGTAGTGCGTCTGCGGCGCATCCATGGTCCCCAGCAGGGAGCCTGTGTCTGCGTCCACGATGCTCACCGGCCCGCCGCCGTCGGCCCGTAGGTTCACCATGGCCGCTGCGCTCTGCGGTGCGTCCAGAACCAGCCGGCAGGCCGCTTGCGCAGGTAGCCCTGGGCCACGAGCTGGTTCAGCAGCTTCTCCGCCGTGCCGCCGAACAGCTCAAGTTCGGCGTAGCCCAGCGGTAGTTCGGCGGCCGCGGCGCAGAGGTGCGGTCCCAGCACATAGGGATTGGCGGGATCGAAGACGGTGGCTTCCACCGACACGTCGAAGATCGCCTCGGGATGGTTCACGAGGTACGTGTCCAGCGGATCATCACTTGCCACAAAAGCGGCGATGGCATCCTGGCCGGCACGGCCCGCACGGCCGATCTGCTGGAACAACGACGCGCGGGTTCCCGGCCAGCCGGCCACCAGCACCGCGTCGAGACCGGAGATGTCGATGCCGAGCTCCAGGGCCGAGGTGCTGGAGACTCCCAGGAGCGCTCCTGAGCGCAGGGCTTTCTCGAGCGCGCGGCGTTCTTCCGGCAGGTAGCCTGAGCGGTAGGCCGCAACCCGCTGCGGCAGGCTGGGATCCACCTCGTCCAGGAGCCGTTTCGTGATGGACGCAATCGTCTCTGCGCCCCGCCGTGACTTGATGAAGGCAATGGTCCTGACCCGTGAGGCCACCAGGTTGGCCAGCAGGTCCGCGGTTTCGGCCACGGCAGTCCGGCGTTCCTTTGCGCCGTTCTCGCCCCGGAGCTCCGTCAGGGCAGGCTCCCAAAAGGCGACGGTGGTGGAGCCGTGAGGGGAGGAGTCTTCCGAGACCGCGCGGACCGGCGCACCGATAAGCCTGCCGAAGGACGTCCCCGGCTCCGAGGCGGTGGCCGAAGCTGCGATGAAAACGGGCCCGGGATGCGAGCCGTCCGGGCTGTAGTAGGCGCAGATGCGGCGCAACCGGCGCATCAAATTGGCCACATGGGAACCGAAAACGCCGCGGTAGCTGTGTGCCTCGTCGACGATCACGTAGCGCAGCCGGCGGAAAAACCGGGCCCACCAGGCGTGGTTGGGAAGGATCCCGAAGTGCAGCATGTCCGGATTGGCCAAAATGAAGTTCGCGTGGTCCCGGATCCAGCGCCGCGACGCCGGATCGGTGTCGCCGTCATAGGTTTCGGCCCGGACGGTTGGGAGCTTCAGCGACTGGATGGCGGCCAGCTGGTCGGCGGCCAAAGCCTTGGTGGGAGACAGGTACAGCGTGACGGCGCCGTCGTCGTGGATTTTGCCCGGTTCCGCCAGGACGCGGAGCTCCGAGCGGTGGATCGCGTCCAGCGCCGGCAGCTGGTAGGCCAGCGATTTGCCTGAAGCGGTTCCGGTGGCGATCACGACGTGCTCCCCGGCATGCGCCAGATCCGCGGCCTGGATTTGGTGGCGGTACGGCTCCTGGATTCCAAGGGAGCCGTACGCGGTCACCAGATCGGGATGCGCCCACTCCGGCCACGGCGTGTACACCGCCGGGCGGGAGGGGATGGTGCGCACATGACGAAGCTGTTCCGGGTCCGGGCCGCGGCCCAGCAACGGAATCAGGGACTCATGTGGGTTCACTCAAACATTCTTTCACCCGGACTCAAATCGGCCGGGTGCGGCCTCAACCCACGGACAAGTCCGAACCCTCATCCGATGCCGAAAGCATCAGCACACGGCAGACGGTGCTCCAGCCGAGGTGGGAGTACAGCTTCTGGCCGTCCAAAGAGGCCAGCAGCAGTCCGGTTTCCACCTCGTGCTCGAACGCTTGGGCGGCCAGCGCCCGCATGATGAAACTGCCCAGCCCGCGCCGCTGGAAACCCGGTTCAGTGACGATCTTGTCGAAGATCGCTGTGCGGTCCACCACGAACACTCGTCCGCTCGCGGCCACTTCCTCGGCCGCGCGGACCACGGCATGTTGCACACTGTCGATCCTGGACACCTCGAGCTTGAGGTCGTCGTCGGAAAGCCAGGGGTCCTCCGCGTCCTGGGTCTCCATGTCCACGATCATCATGGTCTGTGAAGCCGAAGTGACATTAAGGGCGTGCCGCTGCGCCAGGGAGGTGTAGCGATCCAAATCGTTGGTGAAGATGGTCAGGATCCGGGCCGGCACTTCTGCGGTGCTCGCGGCCAGTTGTGCAAACTCCGGATCCGAGGGATCGTGGGCGAAATACCCCCACTCACGGGTTGTGTCAGCGCGCAGGACCGCCGGGAACCGGCCCTCCCTGCGCGTTTCATAACCACGGCAACCGGCCCAGCCGGCCACCCAAGTTTCCACCAGATGGGTGGTGTCTTCAACCATGGCGTCCAGACTCATGAGATGAGCGTATTCCAGCCCCGTCACAAGCAACAGTGGCCGGACTGGGGAACCGGCCTCGCTGATGAAATCGTGGCTGTCCTGGGAGGCGTTCCCGCCCCTGCCGGCCGCCCTGCCGGCCGCCCCGCCGGCCTTCGTGCGTCCCGGCGCCCGGTGTCCGCGCCGTCGGACGCTCCAGTACCCTTAAACACGTGGCTTTGAACCGAATTGTGCTCTTTTACGGCTTTACTCCTCTGACGGATCCGGATGCCGTCCGGCTCTGGCAGCGCGCCCTGTGCGAGAAACTCGGGCTGACCGGCCGCGTCATCATCTCCAAGGACGGCATCAATGCGACCGTCGGCGGCGAGCTGCAGGCGGTCAAGCAGTACGTGAAGACCACCCGCGAGTACAGGGGGTTCCACGGCATCGACGTGAAGTGGTCCGACGGCAGCGCCGAGGACTTCCCGCGGCTCAGCGTCAAGGTGCGGGACGAGATCGTGTCCTTCGGCGCCCCCGGCGAACTCACAGTGGACGCCAACGGCGTCGTGGGCGGCGGCAAGCACCTCACCCCCGCGGAAGTCCACGAGCTCGTCGAGGCCAGAAAGGCCTCCGGCGACGAAGTCGTCTTCTTCGACGGGCGCAACGGGTTCGAGGCCCAGATCGGCAAGTTCAAGGATGCGATCGTCCCCGACGTCGCGACCACCCACGACTTCATCAAGGAACTCGATTCCGGCAAGTATGACGCCCTCAAGGACAAGCCGGTGGTCACCTACTGCACCGGCGGCATCCGGTGCGAAGTGCTCTCCAGCCTCATGGTCAACCGCGGTTTCAAGGAGGTTTACCAACTCGACGGCGGGATCGTCCGCTACGGCGAGACGTTCCGGGACCGGGGCCTCTGGGAAGGCTCGCTCTACGTATTCGACAAGCGCATGCACCTGGAATTCAGCGAGGATGCCAAGACGATCGGCCAGTGCGTCCGCTGCGCGGCGCCAACCAGCAAATTCGAGAATTGCTCGAACCCGGCGTGCCGGACGCTGACACTGTATTGCACGGATTGTGCCGCCAGCCCCGAGACGCTGCGCTGCCCCGAAGGCTGCGCGGCCTGAGGCTTCCCCCGCCAGCCGTGCTCCCGTCAGCCGTGCTCAGATACGGCTGATGCGGTAGGCGAAGTTTGCCGGCGCGTCCGCATCCACCTTGAGGCTGAGGATCGCATCAGTGGGGAGGGTCACCACGCTTACTCGTGAGGTCCCGCACCGGAGGCTGAGGTCCACCAGTTCGTTCTCACCGTTTTCCACGGAAAAGGACACGCGGCGGGTGCTCCGGCAGGCAAGGGTCAGGGCGTAGGTGCCCTTGGGCAGCTGCGCGGTCGTATCATTCCGCTCCTCGTCGGCCTCCAGGGTTCCGAAGCCCGTGTGAAAGGTCTCCCCCTTGGCGTCGGGCAGCACCTGCAGGACCCAGGCATCAAGTTCAGCTCCTGACACGGGCTGGTTCAGGCTCGGATCCTGAGGGATCGCGGCATCGCTTAACCTTGGCGCGGCGGAAGGACCGCCATTTTCACTGGATAGGCCTTCGTCGTACTCGTAGGCGCAGCCGGTCAGGACTCCCGCAAGCAGCGCAACGGACGTCGCGGCGGCCGCTGCTGTTTGGCGCATCCGCGGCATCATTGTTTCCGAGCAGTTTCCGGGCCAGGCATGCCCCGACTTTAGACGCGCCTAACCTGATTCCGCTAGAGCCGAACGGCCCAGTCGTGAATTGCCGGTCTCCCACCGCTGGCGGGACCTACGGAGCCGAACCGCTCCCGCTGATCCGGACTCCAGCGACGGCACCGATTCCGGGATCGGCGGAGCCCTCCGGGAACTGCACCACATGGGCCGAGACGGAACCGGTCTCAAGGTTGACCTCCGAACTGGCGACTCCTCCACACTCGAGGTTGAGCTCGAGCAAGGTGCTCGCAGCTCCGCCCTGGCCGGCGAATTGCGTCACTGTCAGATGCGCTCCCGGAGCGCCGATGCACGCCGCCGTGACGGTATACCGGCCCGGCACGGTGACCCGGACAGAGGTTGTGAATCCTCCGCTGGCGCTGTCGCGAACGCCGCCAGCACCCCCGGTGAGCAGCCTGTCGGGCAGCGCCCCAAGTATCCGGTCAAGCTCCACTGTGTTCCGGGCCTCCGCGGCCACGAGTTCGGCGTCCCGGGGAGCCTGCGGGGCGTCCGGTCCGGACGAGGCCGACGGGCTGACCGCCGCCGGGGCCAGCCCGACGTCGTCCGCGTACTCGCACCCAGCCAGCCCGGAAGTACCAGCGGCCAAGGCCAGCAGCAGCGCCGCTTGGCGCCTCCATCGCGGACCCACGGCAGCAGACATGCCCCTGAGCCTACTGGCTGGTACCAGAAGCGCAAGGGAGCTACGCGGCGGGAACGAGGTGGTAGGCATAGATGAGCGGGGCGTCCACACTGGCCGTACTGATCTCCACGGTGCCGGCCGCCGGGATCAAAATGCGCGCCGTCTCGCGGCTGCCGTTGCAGGCTGCCCCCGCTTCGGTCAGCCTGCGTCCGTCCAGCGAGACCTCGAAAAAGGCCTTGCCCCCGCCGTCGCAGCTCACGGTGAGCGTGTACCTGCCGGCCGGGACTCCTGTGGCCGCCTTGAGGATCGGGTCGCGGTTGAGGATCTTGCCCGCGTCCTCCAGCACAATTGCGCTTGCCGAGGGCAGCGCGGTCGCTCTCCACTCCGGCACATCGGCGGATTCGATGGAACGGACGGGCGAGCATGCCGAAGCGGCGAGCACGACGGCGGCACCGGCCGCCGCGCCGGCGAACCGCCGCCGCAGGCCGGGGTTGCCGAGGACGCGGGAGGTACGGAAGAACACTCCTTCAACCTACCCCGTGCAGCCGTGTCCGCCGGCAGGCTCAGGGGCCAGCCGGTTCCGCGGGACCGCCCCGGGCCGCCCCTGGTCGGCCGTGAATCCGAGCATCTTTCCCGGTGCAGGGCACGGTACGCCCTGTCGCGCGGTCGGTTCGCTTCCGCATCCGTGAGCGTGCGGTCCAGCGGCTGCAGCGCCAGTCGAAAGAGCACGTTCACCTGCTCCGGCTGCAACCGCAAACGTTCGACGGCGACGCCGTAGGCCCCTTGACCTTGACGCAACGTCAACCTTTAAAGTCGGAGGACTAACCAGGAACTCAGGAGATCATCGAGGAGGGCCGCCCATGGATTGGTCCGTGCAACAGATCGCAATGCTGGCCGGCACCACGAGCCGGACGTTGCGCCACTATGACGACATCGGGCTGCTCAAGCCCAGTCGCACCGGGGTCAACGGTTACCGGTACTACGACCAAGCGGCGCTCGTGCGGCTCCAACGCATCCTGCTCCTGCGGGGGCTCGGGCTCGGGCTGCCGGCCGTGGCAGAGGTCATCGGCCAGGAACCGGACGCAGAGAAGGCCCTTGGCCGGCACCTCGAGTGGCTCCGGCGGGAACAGGACAGGCTGACCCGGCAGATCGCCTCGGTCCAGCAAACCATGGAGGCAGTGAAAGAAGGAGGAGGAATCATGGCGGAGAAAATGTTCGACGGCTTTGACCACACCCAGTACAAGCAGGAGGTCGAGGAACGTTGGGGAAAGGACGCGTATGCCGCAGGCGACGCTTGGTGGCGGGGAATGGGAGCCTCGGAAAAGGACGCCTGGAAGCGGCGCTCCGAGCAACTGGGCAACGACTGGATCGCGGCCGCGGCCGCGGCATCAGGTGTCGCTCCGGACAGCAGGGAGGCGCAGGAGCTGGCCCGGCGGCAGGTCGAGTGGTTGGCCCGCATTCCCGGGACGCCAGCGGCGGCACCCGCCACGGGCATCAACAGGGACATCAAGGGATACGTGACCGGCCTCGCTGAGCTGTACGTGGCCGACCCCCGCTTCGCCAAGAACTACGGCGGCGCGGAGGGAGCGGCCTTCGTCCGCGACGCGCTGCGGATCTACGCGGAGAAGCACCTCTAAACTTGTCCGGTGACCGACTCAACGCACTTTATCGACGGCAACATTCCCGACGCACCCCGCAGCGACCTCCCCGGCCTGCTCGTAGTGCTCGGCGCGGACTTGCGGAGCATCGGCTACACCGTCGACGGTGTGGCGGAGCTCCTCGGCGAGGCCGCGCATTCCGCCCTCAGCCGGGATCAGTTGATCCCGGCGCTGATTGTCACCGGGCGCGCCCTGGCCGGGGAGCCGACGACGGCGGCGCTCGCCGCCGTCGTCCGGCTCTGGCTGCTGGCGGAGCCGCAGCGGGCCGAGACCGTTGATGATTCCCTCCCCCGCATCGGCACTCAGGGCCTACTGGAGCTGGGCCTGGTGGAGCTGTCCGGGGAGGGCCTGGTGCAGGCGCGGGTGGACCTGCGGCCGTACGGCTGGGCCGGAACCGCGGGGGAGGGCACCGTCAGCAGCGGCGGGGCGGATCTGTGGGTCGCCAGCGACCTCGCCGCGCACCAGCGCCCGGGCGTCCTCGGCCACGACCATGTGCTGGGGATCGGGCAGGCGTCCACCACCCTGGTGCAGGTCACCGCACGCCGGCATGTGGCCCGGGCCCTGGACGTCGGCACCGGCTGCGGCATCCAGACCTTCCACCTGCTGCACCACGCGGAGCACGTCACCGCCACCGACATTTCCGAACGCGCCCTCGCGTTCACCCGCTTCAATCTGCTGCTCAACGCCCCTGAGCTGCACCTGGACCCCGCCAAGCTGGAGGACCGCGTGAGCCTGCGCCAGGGTTCGATGCTGGAACCGGTGGCCGGTGAGGAGTTCGAACTGGTGGTTTCCAATCCGCCGTTTGTCATCACTCCCCGCAGCACGGGCGAAGCCGCTGCCGATCAGTTCACCTACCGCGACGGCGGCCTGCCGGGGGATGACATCGTCGGTTCGCTGGTCCGGGCGTTGCCCTCGGTCCTGGCCCCGGCCGGGACAGCCCAGCTCCTGGGCAACTGGGAAATCCCGGCCGGTGCGTCCTGGGATGAGCGGCCGAAGAGCTGGACCGGCCCGGACGTGGACGTATGGTTCATCCAGCGCGAACAGGTGGGCCCGGAACAGTACGCCGAGACCTGGCTGCAGGACGCCTCCGAATCCCGGGACCGGCAGCTCTACCAGGACTCCTACGCGGCCTACCTCGACGACTTTGCCTCCCGGAACGTCGAGGCCATCGGGTTCGGGATGATCTGGCTGCGGCGTCCGGAGCACGACGCCGACCCGGTGATCTCCCGCTTCGAGGAAATCACCTACCCGATCGAACAGCCCGTCGGGCCACACCTCGGCGCCGCCGTCGAACGCGCCGACTGGCTGGCCGCCCACGAGCTGGCCGACGCGCACCTGGTCGTGGCCGAGGATGTCACCGAGGAGCGGCATCAGCGCCCCGGTGCCGAACACCCCGGCGTCATCCTGCTGCGCCAGGGCGCGGGCCTGCGCCGCACCAACCTGCTGAGCACCGAGCTGGTCGGCTTTGTCTCAGCCTGCGACGGCGACCTGTCCGTCGGACAGATTATCGGCGCCCTCGAGGCCCTGCTCGGGGGATACGACGGCTTTGACGCCGAGAGCTTCCGCGGCGGACTCCTCACGGAAGTGGGAAACCTGGTCCGGGAAGGCTTCCTCCTGCCCGCCTGACGGGTGTCAAGCATGTCTTTCAGAGTCTGCCGCGGATCGATAGACTGGTTGAGTGAATGCAGAAACCCGAAAGGCGGAGTCCGCCGCTCCGCCGGTTGCCAAACGCAGGCCGCGCCCCGAAAAGAAAGTGGAAATCACCGATCCGAAGGCGATCCGGGCCTTGGCCCATGCCGCCCGGCTGGAAGTCATCTCCGAGCTGTATTCCACCCAGGTCAGCCGCACGGCCACCGAACTCGCCGCCCAGACCGGCCTCACCCCCAGCGCCATGAGCTACCACCTCCGCGCCCTGCAGAAGTGGGGCATCGTGGTGCCGGCGGCTACTGCCGGAGATGCCCGCGAACGCCGCTGGAAAGCCGCGGGCACCGACTTCACCATCAACTCCGGCGGGGGAGTGGCGAGCCCCGAATTCGCTGTGCTGGACCTCGAGCTGGCTGCGTTCCGCCGCCGTGTCAACGCCTATGCCAGAACCCGGGATGAACGCCGGGAGCGGGGCGAGTCCACGGACGGTCCCTCGTCCGTGGTGCTGGCCAGCAACCTGCTCTACCTGACACCGGACCAGCGGACCGAGCTGACCGAACGGCTGTTTGACCTGCTGCGGGACTATGAGCTTGAGGACCCCGACCGCGTGCCCGAGGGCGCCCAGCGGATGGCGACCATGTGGTCGATGATTCCGGATGACCGGGGCAACGCCGCAGCCGGGTCGGGCGGTTCCCCGGAGAGCACCTCCCGAGCGCCGGGAGACAGCGGCGACCGCCCCGCCTGACACCGCTGGCAGCGGCCGGGCTGCGCCGCCGCACGACGGCCGTAAGTCGTTGCGGGAAACCCCGTTTTCCACCCGGATGCGCGGGAACCGTCAAAATATGGTGAACTAGGCGGGTATGGGCGCATCTGCCCGAGCAACCCTTTTTCTGTAGGAGCACCGTGCCAAGCAAGGCCAAAACCGGCAAGAAACTCGTCATTGTGGAGTCTCCCGCCAAGAGCAAGACCATCGCCAAGTACCTCGGCGAGGGCTTCATCGTGGAGGCCTCCATCGGTCACATCCGCGACCTTCCGCAGCCCTCGGAGCTCCCCGCGGAACTGAAGAAGTCCTCGATCGGCAAGTTCGCCGTCGACGTTGAAAACGACTTCAAGCCGTACTACGTGGTGTCCGCGGACAAGAAGAAAAAGGTTGCCGAACTCAAGGCCCAGCTCAAGGATGCCGACGCGCTCTATCTCGCAACCGATGGGGACCGCGAGGGCGAGGCCATCGCGTGGCACCTGTTGGAAGTCCTCAAGCCCAAGGTGCCCGTCTACCGGATGACGTTCGGTGAAATCACCAAGGAAGCCATCCACCGCGCCATGGACAACCTGCGCGACGTGGACCAGGACCTGGTGGATGCCCAGGAAACCCGCCGCGTGCTGGACCGGCTCTACGGTTACGAGATCTCGCCCGTGCTGTGGCGCAAGGTGGCCCGCGGCCTGTCCGCCGGGCGCGTGCAGTCCGTTGTGACCCGCATGGTCGTGGACCGCGAACGCGAGCGGATGGCCTTCAGGGCCGCCTCCTACTGGGACCTCACCGGCCAGTTCGGGGCAGGTTCCGGCTCTTTCAAGGCGAAGCTGGCCGCCGTGGACGGCGCCAAGGTCGCCACCGGCAGGGACTTCAACGACAGCGGCGAACTCACGTCGCGAAACGTCGTCCACCTCAACGAGGAACTCGCCACGTCACTGGCAGCGGGCCTGCAGGACGCAGACTTCCGGGTCCGCTCCGTCGACACCAAGCCGTACACCCGCCGCCCGGCAGCGCCGTTCACCACATCCACCCTTCAGCAGGAGGCCGGCCGCAAGCTGCGCTTCTCCTCGAAAAGCACGATGCAGGTGGCCCAGCGCCTGTACGAAAACGGCTACATCACCTATATGCGTACCGACTCCTCCGCGCTGAGCAACGAGGCCGTCACGGCGGCACGGCGCCAGGCGTCCGAGCTGTACGGGCCGGAGTACATCCCGGCGTCGCCGCGGGTCTACAGCGGCAAGGCCGCGAACGCGCAGGAAGCCCACGAGGCCATCCGTCCCGCCGGTGACTCGTTCCGCACCCCCGCCCAGGTGGCCAAGCAGCTGTCCGGCGACGAATTCCGGCTCTACGAGCTCATCTGGAAACGCACCGTCGCCTCGCAGATGGCAGACGCCAAGGGCTCCACCGCCACGATCCGCCTCGGCGCGGTCGCGGCCGACCGCCGGGATGCAGAATTCTCCGCTTCAGGCACGGTCATCACCTTCCCCGGCTTCCTCGCCGCCTATGAGGAAGGCAAGGACGAAAGCCGCGGCGACGACGACTCCGAGGAAGCCCGCCGGCTGCCCAACGTGGCCAAGGACGATGCTCTCACCGCCTCGGAGATCGTCGCCGTCGGACACGAGACCTCGCCGCCGCCGCGCTTCACCGAAGCGTCGCTGACCGCGGAGCTGGAAAAGAAGGGCATCGGGCGCCCCTCGACCTACGCCTCCACCATCTCCACCATCCAGGACCGCGGCTACGTCCGGAAGCAGGGCTCCGCCCTCGTCCCGAGCTGGATCGCGTTCTCCGTGGTCCGTCTCCTCGAACAGCACTTCCACGACTACGTGGACTACGAGTTCACGGCCGACATGGAAGCGGACCTCGACAAGATCGCCAACGGTCAGGCGGCCGGAGCCACCTGGCTGAAACACTTCTATTTCGGTGAAGACTCCGACCCGGGCCTGCTGAGCATCGTGAACAACCTCGGCGAGATCGACGCCCGTGAAATAAACTCCATTCCCATCACGGACGAGATCACCCTGCGGGTCGGAAAGTTCGGACCGTATCTGGAAAGCTCCACGCCGACGGTGGATCCGGAGACCGGCGAAGTGGCGGAAGCAGCCCGGGCAAATGTTCCCGAGGATCTGGCCCCGGACGAGCTCACTGCCGCCAAGGCTGTTGAACTTATGGAAACCGCGGCGCCGGAAGAGCGCGTGCTCGGCAAGGATCCGCACACGGGGCACACCGTCGTGGCCAAGAACGGCCGCTACGGGGCCTACGTCACCGAGGTCATCCCCGAGATGACCGAGGAGCAGCTCGCCAACCAGCCGGTGGAGTACTACAAGAACGGCAAGCCCAAGCCCCCGAAGAAGCCCGTCAAGGCCAAGCCGCGGACCGGGTCCCTGTTCGCCTCCATGAGCGTTGACACCATCACCCTGGACGAGGCCCTGCAGCTCATGAGCCTTCCCCGGGTGCTCGGCCAGGACGCTGAGGGCAACCCGATCACGGTCCAGAACGGCCGCTTCGGCCCGTACCTGAAGAAGGGCACGGATTCCCGGTCCATCGGCTCCGAAGAGGAAATCTTCACCATCACGCTGGAACAGGCGCTGGAAATCTACTCCCAGCCGAAGCAGCGTGGCGCCCGCGCCGCCGTGCCGCCCCTGGCGGAATTCGGCCCGGACCCGGTTTCCGAGAAGAACATCGTGGTGAAGGAAGGCCGCTTCGGCCCGTACATCACCGACGGCGTCACCAACATCACCGTGCCGCGCACCACGGCGCTGGAGGAGCTGACCCGGGAACGCGCCGTCGAACTCCTCGCCGAAAAGCGCGCCAAGGGACCGGTCAAGCGCACGACGACGGCCCGCAAGGCTCCCGC harbors:
- the topA gene encoding type I DNA topoisomerase; translation: MPSKAKTGKKLVIVESPAKSKTIAKYLGEGFIVEASIGHIRDLPQPSELPAELKKSSIGKFAVDVENDFKPYYVVSADKKKKVAELKAQLKDADALYLATDGDREGEAIAWHLLEVLKPKVPVYRMTFGEITKEAIHRAMDNLRDVDQDLVDAQETRRVLDRLYGYEISPVLWRKVARGLSAGRVQSVVTRMVVDRERERMAFRAASYWDLTGQFGAGSGSFKAKLAAVDGAKVATGRDFNDSGELTSRNVVHLNEELATSLAAGLQDADFRVRSVDTKPYTRRPAAPFTTSTLQQEAGRKLRFSSKSTMQVAQRLYENGYITYMRTDSSALSNEAVTAARRQASELYGPEYIPASPRVYSGKAANAQEAHEAIRPAGDSFRTPAQVAKQLSGDEFRLYELIWKRTVASQMADAKGSTATIRLGAVAADRRDAEFSASGTVITFPGFLAAYEEGKDESRGDDDSEEARRLPNVAKDDALTASEIVAVGHETSPPPRFTEASLTAELEKKGIGRPSTYASTISTIQDRGYVRKQGSALVPSWIAFSVVRLLEQHFHDYVDYEFTADMEADLDKIANGQAAGATWLKHFYFGEDSDPGLLSIVNNLGEIDAREINSIPITDEITLRVGKFGPYLESSTPTVDPETGEVAEAARANVPEDLAPDELTAAKAVELMETAAPEERVLGKDPHTGHTVVAKNGRYGAYVTEVIPEMTEEQLANQPVEYYKNGKPKPPKKPVKAKPRTGSLFASMSVDTITLDEALQLMSLPRVLGQDAEGNPITVQNGRFGPYLKKGTDSRSIGSEEEIFTITLEQALEIYSQPKQRGARAAVPPLAEFGPDPVSEKNIVVKEGRFGPYITDGVTNITVPRTTALEELTRERAVELLAEKRAKGPVKRTTTARKAPARKATAKK
- a CDS encoding helix-turn-helix transcriptional regulator; the encoded protein is MNAETRKAESAAPPVAKRRPRPEKKVEITDPKAIRALAHAARLEVISELYSTQVSRTATELAAQTGLTPSAMSYHLRALQKWGIVVPAATAGDARERRWKAAGTDFTINSGGGVASPEFAVLDLELAAFRRRVNAYARTRDERRERGESTDGPSSVVLASNLLYLTPDQRTELTERLFDLLRDYELEDPDRVPEGAQRMATMWSMIPDDRGNAAAGSGGSPESTSRAPGDSGDRPA
- a CDS encoding methyltransferase, with the translated sequence MTDSTHFIDGNIPDAPRSDLPGLLVVLGADLRSIGYTVDGVAELLGEAAHSALSRDQLIPALIVTGRALAGEPTTAALAAVVRLWLLAEPQRAETVDDSLPRIGTQGLLELGLVELSGEGLVQARVDLRPYGWAGTAGEGTVSSGGADLWVASDLAAHQRPGVLGHDHVLGIGQASTTLVQVTARRHVARALDVGTGCGIQTFHLLHHAEHVTATDISERALAFTRFNLLLNAPELHLDPAKLEDRVSLRQGSMLEPVAGEEFELVVSNPPFVITPRSTGEAAADQFTYRDGGLPGDDIVGSLVRALPSVLAPAGTAQLLGNWEIPAGASWDERPKSWTGPDVDVWFIQREQVGPEQYAETWLQDASESRDRQLYQDSYAAYLDDFASRNVEAIGFGMIWLRRPEHDADPVISRFEEITYPIEQPVGPHLGAAVERADWLAAHELADAHLVVAEDVTEERHQRPGAEHPGVILLRQGAGLRRTNLLSTELVGFVSACDGDLSVGQIIGALEALLGGYDGFDAESFRGGLLTEVGNLVREGFLLPA
- a CDS encoding MerR family transcriptional regulator translates to MDWSVQQIAMLAGTTSRTLRHYDDIGLLKPSRTGVNGYRYYDQAALVRLQRILLLRGLGLGLPAVAEVIGQEPDAEKALGRHLEWLRREQDRLTRQIASVQQTMEAVKEGGGIMAEKMFDGFDHTQYKQEVEERWGKDAYAAGDAWWRGMGASEKDAWKRRSEQLGNDWIAAAAAASGVAPDSREAQELARRQVEWLARIPGTPAAAPATGINRDIKGYVTGLAELYVADPRFAKNYGGAEGAAFVRDALRIYAEKHL
- a CDS encoding rhodanese-related sulfurtransferase; this translates as MALNRIVLFYGFTPLTDPDAVRLWQRALCEKLGLTGRVIISKDGINATVGGELQAVKQYVKTTREYRGFHGIDVKWSDGSAEDFPRLSVKVRDEIVSFGAPGELTVDANGVVGGGKHLTPAEVHELVEARKASGDEVVFFDGRNGFEAQIGKFKDAIVPDVATTHDFIKELDSGKYDALKDKPVVTYCTGGIRCEVLSSLMVNRGFKEVYQLDGGIVRYGETFRDRGLWEGSLYVFDKRMHLEFSEDAKTIGQCVRCAAPTSKFENCSNPACRTLTLYCTDCAASPETLRCPEGCAA
- a CDS encoding GNAT family N-acetyltransferase; this encodes MSLDAMVEDTTHLVETWVAGWAGCRGYETRREGRFPAVLRADTTREWGYFAHDPSDPEFAQLAASTAEVPARILTIFTNDLDRYTSLAQRHALNVTSASQTMMIVDMETQDAEDPWLSDDDLKLEVSRIDSVQHAVVRAAEEVAASGRVFVVDRTAIFDKIVTEPGFQRRGLGSFIMRALAAQAFEHEVETGLLLASLDGQKLYSHLGWSTVCRVLMLSASDEGSDLSVG